The following proteins are co-located in the Neisseria sp. Marseille-Q6792 genome:
- a CDS encoding 3'-5' exonuclease yields MNTILAFDIETVPDVQGIRTLYELPSSLPDDEVVLFAQQKRRAQTGGDFMQHHLHQVVAISCCMRWGQDKIHIGTIGEADDGEEVVIAKFFELVEKHTPQLVSWNGGGFDLPVLHYRSLIYGINAARYWDMGDGDFGDSRDFKWNNYISRYHQRHCDLMDLLALYQPRANVPLDDMAKLCGFPGKLGMDGSKVWEAFHTGRLKEIRNYCETDAANTYLMYLRFCLVSGRLDADEYEMEIKRMRNYLSAQVGEKPHWEEFVRAWE; encoded by the coding sequence ATGAATACGATTTTGGCTTTCGATATTGAAACCGTACCCGATGTGCAGGGTATCCGAACATTGTACGAGCTGCCGTCATCGCTGCCCGACGATGAAGTGGTGCTGTTTGCCCAGCAGAAACGCCGTGCTCAGACGGGTGGGGATTTTATGCAGCATCATCTTCATCAGGTTGTGGCGATTTCGTGCTGTATGCGTTGGGGGCAGGACAAAATCCATATCGGCACAATCGGCGAGGCGGACGACGGCGAGGAAGTGGTTATCGCCAAATTTTTCGAGTTGGTGGAAAAACATACGCCGCAGCTGGTCAGTTGGAACGGCGGCGGTTTCGACCTGCCCGTACTGCATTACCGCTCCCTGATATACGGCATCAACGCCGCGCGCTATTGGGATATGGGCGACGGCGATTTCGGCGACAGCCGCGATTTCAAGTGGAACAACTACATCAGCCGTTACCACCAACGTCATTGCGATTTGATGGATTTGCTCGCGCTTTATCAGCCGAGGGCAAACGTGCCGCTGGACGATATGGCGAAACTGTGCGGTTTTCCGGGCAAGCTGGGTATGGACGGCAGCAAGGTGTGGGAGGCATTCCATACGGGCAGGCTGAAGGAAATCCGCAATTATTGCGAAACCGACGCGGCAAACACTTATCTGATGTACCTGCGTTTCTGCTTGGTCAGCGGCAGGCTGGATGCGGACGAATACGAAATGGAAATCAAACGGATGCGGAATTACCTGTCCGCACAAGTCGGGGAAAAGCCGCATTGGGAAGAGTTTGTCCGCGCGTGGGAATAA
- a CDS encoding lipid A biosynthesis lauroyl acyltransferase, which produces MKFIFFVLYVLQFLPFALLHKLADLTGLLAYLLVKPRRRIGEINLAKCFPEWSEEKRKTVLKQHFKHMAKLMLEYGLYWYAPAGRLKSLVRYRNKHYLDDALAAGEKVIILYPHFTAFEMAVYALNQDVPLISMYSHQKNKILDEQILKGRNRYHNVFLIGRTEGLRALVKQFRKSSAPFLYLPDQDFGRNDSVFVDFFGIQTATITGLSRIAALANAKVIPAIPVREADNTVTLHFYPAWESFPSEDAQADAQRMNRFIEDRVREHPEQYFWLHKRFKTRPEGVQDFYKLHETT; this is translated from the coding sequence ATGAAATTTATATTTTTTGTACTGTATGTTTTGCAGTTTCTGCCGTTTGCGCTGCTGCATAAACTTGCCGACCTGACGGGTTTGCTTGCCTACCTTCTGGTCAAACCGCGCCGCCGTATCGGCGAAATCAATTTGGCAAAATGTTTTCCCGAATGGAGTGAGGAAAAGCGTAAAACCGTGTTGAAACAGCATTTCAAACACATGGCGAAACTGATGTTGGAATACGGCTTATATTGGTACGCGCCTGCCGGGCGTTTGAAATCGCTGGTGCGCTACCGCAATAAGCATTATTTGGACGACGCGCTGGCGGCGGGGGAAAAAGTCATCATCCTGTACCCACACTTCACCGCTTTTGAAATGGCGGTGTACGCGCTTAATCAGGATGTCCCGCTGATCAGTATGTATTCCCATCAAAAAAACAAGATATTGGACGAACAGATTTTGAAAGGCCGCAACCGCTATCACAACGTTTTCCTTATCGGGCGTACTGAAGGGCTGCGTGCCCTCGTCAAACAGTTCCGCAAAAGCAGCGCGCCGTTTCTGTATCTGCCCGATCAGGATTTCGGACGCAACGATTCGGTTTTTGTAGATTTTTTCGGTATTCAGACGGCAACGATTACCGGCTTGAGCCGCATTGCCGCGCTTGCAAATGCCAAAGTGATACCCGCCATCCCCGTCCGCGAGGCAGACAATACGGTTACACTGCATTTCTACCCTGCTTGGGAATCCTTTCCGAGTGAAGATGCGCAGGCCGACGCGCAGCGCATGAACCGTTTTATCGAAGACAGGGTGCGCGAACATCCGGAACAATATTTTTGGCTGCACAAGCGTTTTAAAACCCGTCCGGAAGGTGTACAGGATTTTTATAAACTACACGAAACTACATAA
- the ruvC gene encoding crossover junction endodeoxyribonuclease RuvC — MSATVRILGIDPGSRVTGFGIIDVRGRDHFYVASGCIKTPADAPLADRIAVIVRHIGEVVAVYKPQQAAVEQVFVNVNPASTLMLGQARGAALAALVSHGLPVSEYTALQVKQAVVGKGKAAKEQVQHMVVQMLGLSGTPQSDAADGLAVALTHALRNHGLAAKLSPSGMQVKRGRFQ; from the coding sequence ATGTCGGCAACCGTCCGTATCTTAGGCATTGACCCGGGCAGCCGCGTAACGGGTTTCGGCATCATCGATGTCAGGGGACGCGATCATTTTTACGTCGCCTCCGGCTGCATCAAAACGCCTGCCGATGCGCCTCTGGCAGACAGGATTGCCGTGATTGTGCGGCACATCGGCGAAGTCGTTGCCGTTTACAAACCTCAACAGGCGGCAGTGGAACAGGTGTTCGTCAACGTCAATCCTGCATCGACGCTGATGCTCGGTCAGGCTAGGGGCGCGGCATTGGCGGCTTTGGTCAGCCATGGTTTGCCCGTTTCGGAATACACGGCCTTGCAGGTCAAACAGGCGGTAGTCGGCAAAGGCAAGGCGGCAAAAGAACAGGTGCAGCATATGGTGGTGCAGATGCTCGGCTTATCGGGAACGCCCCAGTCGGATGCCGCCGACGGTTTGGCGGTGGCCTTGACTCATGCCTTGCGCAACCACGGGCTTGCCGCCAAACTCAGCCCTTCCGGGATGCAGGTCAAGCGCGGCAGGTTTCAATAG
- a CDS encoding Fis family transcriptional regulator, which translates to MPHTLPDISQCIRQNLEQYFKDLNGTEPCGVYDMVLHQVEKPLLVCVMEQCGGNQSKASVMLGLNRNTLRKKLIQHGLL; encoded by the coding sequence ATGCCCCATACCCTTCCCGATATTTCTCAATGCATCAGACAAAATTTAGAACAATATTTCAAAGACCTGAACGGTACCGAACCTTGCGGCGTGTACGATATGGTATTGCATCAGGTGGAAAAGCCGCTGCTGGTGTGCGTGATGGAGCAATGCGGCGGTAATCAGTCCAAAGCCTCCGTCATGTTGGGACTGAACCGTAATACCTTGCGTAAAAAACTGATTCAACACGGTTTGTTGTGA
- the dusB gene encoding tRNA dihydrouridine synthase DusB, translating into MHIGGYFIDNPIALAPMAGITDKPFRRLCRDFGAGWAVCEMLTSDPTLRNTRKTLHRSDFVDEGGIVAVQIAGSDPQQMADAARYNVSLGAQVIDINMGCPAKKVCNVQAGSALMQDELLVAAILEAVVKAAGVPVTLKTRLGWHDDHKNLPVIAKIAEDCGIAALAVHGRTRTQMYKGEARYELIAETKCRLNIPVWVNGDITSPQKAQAVLKQTAADGIMIGRGAQGRPWFFRDLKHYAEHGVLPPALSLAECAAAILNHIRATHAFYGETAGVRIARKHIGWYIGEMPDGEQTRREINRLDSAAAQYDTLAGYLERVAEKTDSWACAYRPNAF; encoded by the coding sequence ATGCACATCGGCGGCTATTTTATCGACAACCCCATCGCACTTGCGCCGATGGCGGGCATTACCGACAAACCGTTCCGCCGACTTTGCCGAGATTTTGGCGCAGGTTGGGCGGTGTGCGAAATGCTGACCAGCGACCCGACGCTCAGAAATACTAGAAAAACCTTGCACCGCAGTGATTTTGTCGATGAAGGCGGCATCGTTGCCGTGCAGATTGCCGGCAGCGATCCGCAGCAGATGGCGGATGCCGCGCGTTACAACGTCAGCCTCGGGGCGCAGGTTATCGACATCAACATGGGCTGTCCCGCCAAGAAAGTGTGCAATGTCCAAGCCGGTAGCGCGCTGATGCAGGACGAGCTGCTGGTTGCCGCCATTTTGGAAGCGGTGGTCAAGGCGGCGGGCGTACCCGTTACCCTCAAAACCCGTTTGGGTTGGCACGACGACCACAAAAACCTGCCCGTCATCGCCAAAATCGCCGAAGATTGCGGCATTGCCGCCCTTGCCGTCCACGGACGCACGCGTACGCAAATGTACAAAGGCGAAGCGCGTTACGAACTCATCGCCGAAACCAAATGCCGTCTGAACATCCCAGTTTGGGTCAACGGCGACATTACTTCGCCGCAAAAAGCCCAAGCTGTCCTCAAACAAACCGCCGCAGACGGCATCATGATAGGGCGAGGCGCGCAAGGGAGACCGTGGTTCTTCCGCGATTTGAAACATTATGCCGAACACGGCGTTTTGCCGCCTGCTTTGAGTTTGGCAGAATGCGCCGCCGCCATTTTGAACCACATCCGCGCCACGCACGCGTTTTATGGTGAGACCGCCGGTGTGCGCATCGCACGCAAACACATAGGCTGGTACATCGGCGAAATGCCCGATGGCGAGCAGACACGCCGTGAAATCAACCGCTTGGACAGTGCGGCGGCGCAATACGACACACTTGCCGGTTATCTTGAAAGAGTTGCCGAAAAAACCGACAGTTGGGCGTGCGCCTACCGCCCAAATGCCTTCTGA
- a CDS encoding DEAD/DEAH box helicase produces MSNPFSSLGLGTELVSALTAQGYENPTPIQAAAIPKALAGHDLLAAAQTGTGKTAAFMLPSLERLKRYATASTSPAMHPVRMLVLTPTRELADQIDQNVQGYIKNLPLRHTVLFGGVNMDKQTADLRAGCEIVVATVGRLLDHVKQKNISLNKVEIVVLDEADRMLDMGFIDDIRKIMQMLPKQRQTLLFSATFSAPIRKLAQDFMNAPETVEVAAQNTTNANVEQHIIAVDTIQKRNLLERLIVDLHMNQVIVFCKTKQSVDQVTRDLIRRNLSAQAIHGDRSQQSRLETLNAFKDGSLRVLVATDIAARGLDIAELPFVINYEMPTQPEDYVHRIGRTGRAGADGVAISLMDESEQKMFEAIKELTGNELLIERIEGFEPRWWEQEGSKPEKTETSEPRQRNRYESTKAQREKNTRPETTANDAGAACGKIAGRSRRSRREHQPCALLQPRYGVK; encoded by the coding sequence ATGAGTAATCCATTTTCCTCTTTAGGTTTGGGTACGGAACTCGTTTCCGCGCTGACCGCGCAAGGTTACGAAAACCCGACGCCCATCCAAGCCGCCGCCATTCCCAAAGCACTCGCCGGTCATGATTTACTAGCCGCCGCTCAAACCGGCACAGGCAAAACCGCTGCCTTTATGCTGCCCTCGCTCGAACGCCTCAAACGTTACGCCACCGCCAGCACCTCGCCCGCGATGCACCCCGTGCGTATGCTCGTCCTCACCCCCACGCGCGAACTCGCCGACCAAATCGACCAAAACGTGCAGGGCTACATTAAAAACCTGCCGCTGCGGCATACCGTCCTCTTCGGCGGTGTCAACATGGACAAACAAACCGCCGACCTGCGTGCCGGCTGCGAAATCGTCGTCGCCACCGTCGGACGGCTGCTCGACCATGTGAAACAGAAAAACATCAGTTTAAACAAAGTCGAAATCGTCGTTCTGGATGAAGCAGACCGCATGTTGGATATGGGGTTCATCGACGACATCCGCAAAATCATGCAGATGCTGCCCAAACAACGCCAAACCCTGCTCTTTTCCGCCACCTTCTCCGCACCGATACGCAAACTGGCGCAAGACTTCATGAATGCGCCCGAAACCGTCGAGGTTGCCGCACAAAACACCACCAACGCAAATGTCGAGCAGCACATCATCGCGGTCGATACCATTCAGAAGCGCAACCTGCTCGAACGCCTGATTGTCGATCTGCATATGAACCAGGTTATCGTCTTTTGCAAAACCAAACAAAGCGTCGACCAGGTAACGCGTGATTTAATCCGCCGCAACCTGTCCGCACAGGCGATACACGGCGACCGTTCTCAACAAAGTAGGCTCGAAACACTCAACGCCTTCAAAGACGGCAGCCTGCGTGTCCTCGTCGCCACCGACATCGCCGCACGCGGTCTGGATATTGCCGAACTGCCCTTCGTCATCAATTACGAAATGCCCACCCAGCCCGAAGACTACGTCCACCGCATCGGGCGCACGGGGCGCGCCGGTGCGGACGGCGTGGCGATTTCCCTGATGGACGAATCCGAACAGAAAATGTTTGAGGCCATCAAAGAACTGACCGGCAACGAGCTGCTCATCGAACGCATCGAAGGCTTCGAGCCCCGATGGTGGGAACAGGAAGGCTCAAAACCGGAAAAAACCGAAACAAGCGAACCGAGACAACGCAACCGCTACGAATCCACCAAGGCTCAGCGCGAAAAAAATACCCGACCGGAAACCACGGCAAACGATGCGGGTGCCGCATGCGGAAAAATCGCCGGACGCAGCCGCCGAAGCCGCCGAGAACACCAGCCGTGCGCCCTGCTCCAACCACGTTACGGCGTAAAATAG
- a CDS encoding NAD(P)/FAD-dependent oxidoreductase, which translates to MSTQFDVAVIGAGPAGSVASALLRKKGYQVCVLEKQHFPRFVIGESLLPHCMEMLEEAGFADAVRAEPGFQLKNGAAFSWGSRYTEFDFTDKFSDGPGTTYQVRRAVFDKILIGEAAKQGVEVRFGHGVTAFDNSGDFARLNIETDTGESYELTAKFVLDASGYGRVLPRLLDLETPSHLPPRQAHFTHIDDNITHPKFDRNKILITTHPQHRDVWIWLIPFGDNRCSVGVVGTPDKLVGESETVLKKFVYECPMLNEILDKAVWENDFPFRSIQGYSANVKSLHGRHFALLGNAAEFLDPVFSSGVTIALHSAKLAADLLAKQLEGGTADWDTEFAEPLMIGVDTFRTYVDGWYDFRFQNVVYAPDRSPEISRMLSSILAGYAWDTENPFVAKSEQRLTALSEWIGQLESE; encoded by the coding sequence ATGTCCACCCAATTCGATGTCGCCGTAATCGGCGCAGGTCCGGCAGGCTCGGTCGCATCCGCCCTGCTCCGCAAAAAAGGTTATCAAGTCTGCGTGTTGGAAAAACAGCATTTTCCGCGCTTCGTCATCGGCGAAAGCCTGCTGCCGCACTGTATGGAAATGCTGGAAGAAGCCGGATTTGCCGATGCCGTGCGCGCCGAGCCCGGCTTTCAGTTGAAAAACGGCGCGGCGTTTTCATGGGGCAGCCGTTATACCGAATTCGATTTCACCGATAAATTTTCAGACGGCCCCGGCACGACTTATCAAGTGCGCCGCGCCGTGTTCGATAAAATCCTGATTGGCGAAGCCGCCAAACAAGGCGTTGAAGTACGTTTCGGGCACGGCGTAACCGCGTTCGACAACAGCGGCGATTTTGCCCGCTTGAACATCGAAACCGACACCGGCGAGAGCTATGAACTGACCGCGAAATTCGTCTTGGACGCAAGCGGTTACGGACGCGTGCTGCCGCGCCTGCTGGATTTGGAAACGCCCTCGCACCTGCCGCCGCGCCAAGCGCATTTCACGCACATCGACGACAACATCACCCACCCGAAATTCGACCGCAACAAAATCCTGATTACCACCCACCCGCAACACCGCGACGTGTGGATTTGGCTGATTCCCTTCGGCGACAACCGCTGTTCCGTCGGCGTGGTCGGCACGCCCGACAAACTTGTCGGCGAATCGGAAACGGTGTTGAAAAAATTTGTTTACGAATGCCCGATGCTGAACGAAATTTTGGACAAAGCCGTCTGGGAAAACGATTTTCCGTTCCGCTCCATCCAAGGCTATTCCGCCAACGTCAAATCGCTGCACGGCAGGCATTTCGCGCTATTGGGCAATGCCGCCGAGTTCCTCGATCCCGTGTTCTCGTCGGGCGTAACCATCGCGCTGCACTCCGCCAAACTGGCTGCCGATTTATTGGCGAAGCAGCTTGAAGGCGGCACGGCGGATTGGGATACTGAGTTTGCCGAACCCTTGATGATCGGCGTGGACACATTCCGCACCTATGTGGACGGCTGGTACGATTTCCGCTTCCAAAACGTCGTGTACGCGCCCGACCGCAGCCCGGAAATCAGCCGTATGCTTTCTTCGATTTTGGCAGGCTACGCGTGGGATACCGAAAACCCGTTCGTGGCGAAATCCGAACAACGCCTGACTGCCTTGTCCGAATGGATCGGTCAGTTGGAAAGCGAATAA